A genome region from Methanococcoides burtonii DSM 6242 includes the following:
- a CDS encoding methylenetetrahydrofolate reductase C-terminal domain-containing protein translates to MIISSSKPFNEILEMLMDKDAVYIIGCSVCAAKQHVGGEPEVAEMSSLLSDAGVNVIGGVVAKAACSVRSCEYLMELAPNIKDATAVLVMACGSGTSNIARFVDVDVYPANNTESLGAMTGDKVIHHLCAMCGQCTIADFGGICPTAQCPKELLNGPCGGSMDGKCEVDPEKDCAWELIYERLERIGRLDLLDEVRDAKDRLVK, encoded by the coding sequence ATGATAATCTCATCTTCCAAACCATTTAATGAGATCCTTGAAATGCTCATGGACAAGGATGCCGTTTATATTATCGGTTGCAGCGTCTGTGCTGCCAAACAGCACGTAGGCGGTGAGCCCGAGGTTGCAGAGATGTCATCTCTTCTCTCTGATGCCGGAGTAAATGTTATCGGGGGAGTCGTGGCGAAAGCTGCATGCAGTGTCCGGTCCTGTGAGTATCTTATGGAGCTTGCCCCGAACATCAAAGATGCTACTGCTGTTCTGGTAATGGCATGCGGAAGCGGTACTTCCAACATCGCACGCTTTGTGGACGTTGATGTCTATCCGGCCAACAACACCGAATCCCTGGGTGCCATGACAGGGGACAAGGTCATCCATCATCTGTGTGCCATGTGCGGTCAGTGTACGATCGCCGATTTTGGTGGCATCTGTCCCACAGCACAGTGTCCCAAGGAATTGCTTAACGGTCCTTGTGGTGGTTCAATGGACGGCAAGTGCGAAGTCGATCCAGAGAAGGATTGCGCGTGGGAACTTATCTATGAACGTCTTGAGAGGATAGGCAGGCTGGACCTTCTGGATGAGGTTCGGGATGCCAAGGATAGATTGGTGAAGTGA
- the folP gene encoding dihydropteroate synthase, with protein sequence MVVDVDICGLKVGDEHPVRLMGVINLSRESFYKGSVVDTDSLLDVAHKMIDDGATIIDLGARSTWPLADPITKEVECGRLLPALELLKDNVDAVISVDTVFADIAEKAIENGADVVNDVAGFATDGGMLDVVAEHGCPAVVMAAGKLPGDPLGMDAIMHSLDDILIRSEERGIDTDQLILDPAIGKWVPEKSAMYDLETIDQFERLKIFEKPLLAAISRKSFIGDLLDKPATERLYGSLAAAAIVVQKGAHIIRTHDVAETSDVVQIAAAIRSRQPVVEENGFEVSVLDIPYPDDAALSMRNMGVTGTGSKIMKNKTVSRVLRISNITTTEALIIKQEILARGGDAALERDAVSHEVEKTDVIVIGTLLQVRKLADKLECQARNLPLISKMIKDALNQESDIEFRYLRQS encoded by the coding sequence ATGGTCGTTGATGTTGACATATGTGGCTTGAAGGTAGGCGATGAGCATCCCGTACGCTTAATGGGTGTTATAAACCTGAGCCGCGAATCCTTTTACAAAGGCTCCGTAGTTGATACGGATTCTCTTCTTGATGTTGCTCATAAGATGATAGACGATGGTGCAACAATTATTGATCTTGGTGCACGGTCAACCTGGCCGCTTGCTGATCCCATCACAAAGGAAGTGGAATGTGGTCGTCTTCTTCCTGCACTGGAACTTTTGAAGGACAACGTTGATGCTGTGATCTCAGTGGATACCGTGTTTGCAGATATTGCGGAAAAGGCCATTGAAAACGGTGCAGATGTGGTGAACGATGTTGCAGGTTTCGCAACTGATGGCGGTATGCTTGATGTGGTGGCTGAACATGGCTGTCCTGCAGTAGTGATGGCAGCGGGCAAACTTCCCGGCGATCCGCTGGGGATGGATGCCATCATGCATTCCCTTGATGATATTCTCATTCGCTCTGAAGAACGTGGTATTGATACTGATCAGCTCATACTGGACCCTGCAATCGGTAAATGGGTGCCGGAAAAATCAGCGATGTACGATCTTGAGACCATCGACCAGTTCGAACGTCTGAAGATTTTCGAGAAACCCTTGCTTGCAGCCATTTCACGCAAGTCCTTCATTGGGGACCTGCTCGACAAACCCGCAACTGAGCGTCTGTACGGAAGTCTGGCGGCAGCAGCCATCGTTGTGCAGAAAGGGGCTCACATCATCCGTACCCACGATGTGGCAGAGACATCTGATGTGGTTCAAATTGCGGCTGCAATTCGAAGCAGGCAGCCCGTTGTGGAAGAGAACGGTTTTGAGGTAAGTGTTCTGGACATTCCCTATCCTGATGATGCTGCTCTTTCCATGCGAAATATGGGTGTTACCGGCACAGGTTCTAAGATAATGAAGAACAAGACGGTGTCCCGTGTGCTGCGTATCAGTAATATCACAACCACAGAGGCGTTGATAATCAAACAGGAGATCCTGGCAAGGGGCGGAGATGCAGCACTGGAAAGAGATGCAGTGTCCCATGAGGTCGAAAAGACCGATGTCATCGTCATTGGTACATTGCTACAGGTAAGAAAACTTGCAGATAAGCTCGAGTGTCAGGCAAGGAACCTTCCCCTGATCTCAAAGATGATAAAGGATGCACTGAATCAGGAATCTGACATTGAATTCCGCTATTTGAGGCAATCATGA
- the purN gene encoding phosphoribosylglycinamide formyltransferase has protein sequence MTLNIAVLVSGRGSNLQSIIDNIENGYIPNAAVKVVISDKGDAYALERAEVHDIVPVFVDPSSFGDKKDYENKILEVLGKYDTNLVLLAGYMRILGSRIIGKYRNSIMNIHPALLPSFMGLHAQKQTLDYGVKVAGCTVHFVDEGMDTGPIVLQRCVPVLEGDDEESLSERILEQEHIIYPEAVKLFVENRLVVDGRKVSIT, from the coding sequence ATGACTCTCAATATTGCAGTTCTTGTATCTGGACGTGGTTCGAATCTACAGTCCATTATCGATAATATTGAAAATGGCTACATCCCTAATGCTGCTGTCAAGGTTGTTATCAGTGACAAGGGAGACGCTTATGCACTTGAGAGAGCAGAAGTACATGACATTGTTCCCGTTTTTGTGGACCCTTCCTCTTTCGGGGATAAAAAAGATTATGAAAATAAGATTTTAGAGGTTCTTGGTAAATATGATACCAACCTTGTCCTTCTTGCAGGATATATGCGTATTCTCGGTAGCAGGATAATTGGGAAATACCGGAATAGTATAATGAACATCCATCCGGCTTTATTACCTTCTTTCATGGGACTTCATGCACAGAAGCAGACGTTGGATTATGGTGTGAAGGTGGCGGGGTGTACAGTTCATTTCGTTGATGAAGGAATGGACACCGGCCCGATAGTTCTTCAGAGGTGTGTACCTGTGCTTGAAGGAGATGATGAGGAATCGCTTTCAGAACGTATCCTTGAACAGGAACATATAATATATCCTGAAGCTGTTAAGCTGTTCGTTGAGAACAGGCTTGTGGTGGATGGAAGAAAAGTATCGATCACATGA
- the glyA gene encoding serine hydroxymethyltransferase, translating to MSYISEIDPEIANALSLEAQRQDFKLNLIASENYTSRAVMEAQGSIMTNKYAEGYSGKRYYGGCEFVDMAEDLAISRAKQIFGAEHVNVQPHSGSGANMAVYFSVIKPGDKIMSMDLSHGGHLSHGSPVSFSGQLYNIVPYGVSQDTEMLDYNELMEIAKKEKPQMIVVGASAYSRIIDFKAFREIADEVGAYLLADVAHIAGLIAAGVHPNPFPYADFVTTTTHKTLRGPRGGMVMCKEEYAKAINKSVFPGIQGGPLMHIIAAKAVAFKEALSDSFKKDQEQTVKNAKALCAALQDREFDIVSDGTDNHLMLINLNKYDLTGKDAEVIMSKAGIVINKNTIPFETRGPFITSGLRAGTPACTTRGMKESAMDEIADFFKTIIDNRENNAVLETVNADVQELCSRFPIYEHLR from the coding sequence ATGTCTTACATTTCAGAGATTGACCCGGAAATTGCCAATGCATTGTCATTGGAGGCACAGCGTCAGGATTTCAAGTTGAACTTGATCGCTTCAGAGAACTACACCAGCCGCGCTGTTATGGAAGCACAGGGTTCCATAATGACCAACAAGTACGCAGAAGGCTATTCCGGAAAGCGTTATTATGGTGGTTGCGAATTTGTCGATATGGCAGAGGACCTTGCTATCTCAAGAGCAAAGCAGATCTTCGGTGCAGAGCATGTTAATGTCCAGCCTCATTCAGGCTCAGGAGCTAACATGGCTGTCTATTTTTCTGTTATCAAGCCAGGCGACAAGATCATGTCAATGGACCTTTCCCACGGTGGTCATCTTTCCCACGGAAGTCCTGTGAGCTTTTCAGGTCAGTTGTACAACATCGTTCCATACGGTGTTTCCCAGGATACCGAGATGCTTGATTATAACGAGCTCATGGAAATAGCAAAGAAAGAGAAGCCACAGATGATCGTTGTCGGAGCATCTGCATATTCCCGTATTATCGATTTCAAGGCATTCAGGGAAATTGCTGACGAGGTTGGAGCATACCTTCTCGCAGATGTTGCACACATTGCCGGACTTATTGCTGCCGGTGTACACCCAAATCCATTCCCATATGCTGACTTTGTGACAACAACCACTCATAAGACACTTCGTGGTCCAAGGGGTGGAATGGTAATGTGCAAGGAAGAGTACGCAAAAGCTATCAACAAGTCTGTATTCCCCGGAATTCAGGGCGGTCCTCTTATGCACATAATCGCTGCAAAGGCAGTTGCATTCAAGGAAGCATTGAGTGACAGTTTCAAAAAGGATCAGGAACAAACCGTCAAGAACGCAAAAGCACTTTGTGCAGCGCTTCAGGACAGGGAATTCGATATAGTCTCTGATGGAACTGACAACCATCTTATGCTTATCAACCTTAACAAATACGACCTTACAGGAAAGGATGCTGAGGTCATTATGAGCAAAGCTGGTATTGTTATCAACAAGAATACCATTCCATTCGAGACAAGAGGACCTTTCATTACAAGTGGTCTCAGGGCAGGTACACCTGCTTGTACTACACGTGGTATGAAGGAATCAGCAATGGATGAGATTGCAGACTTTTTCAAGACCATTATTGACAACAGGGAGAACAATGCAGTCCTTGAGACTGTCAATGCAGATGTTCAGGAACTTTGCAGTCGCTTCCCTATCTATGAGCATCTTAGATAA
- a CDS encoding S1 family peptidase produces the protein MKNMLKISLSIMIISIMITGFAWAGSSDSSQNESFEEEYYFPEYGSVTFDSLKEDSNVIESRGTVPEITEDKAKVEWLDTIKESINDSENELHPYMKEHGGPLTGFGVNYGGYLFVEFDEEVKDIDKSTIDKFYNIIDANAKKAELSDVPVVFRKGEKVYLDSRTSVWNNLIGGIQIVRLSGTASTLSFAAEDSSGTKGFVMSGHAAYNAGGVGASIYQPTTARKVGEVDYYTCHFADAAWVEASNVEDDIYYGDINDVRDVRSYYDPSLGSQVYMSGITSGLTSGNVKETYINKNSATFGTLYDQFVADYPCAGGDSGAPVFTMYGDQVIIRGVHWGHNTTNSFFSPISGVELDLDVTPLKA, from the coding sequence ATGAAAAATATGTTAAAGATAAGCTTGAGTATAATGATAATAAGCATTATGATCACTGGCTTTGCATGGGCGGGATCATCCGATTCCAGTCAAAATGAATCTTTTGAAGAAGAATACTATTTCCCGGAATATGGTTCAGTCACATTTGATTCCCTAAAAGAAGATTCAAATGTGATTGAAAGTCGAGGAACGGTACCTGAAATTACAGAGGATAAAGCAAAAGTGGAATGGTTGGATACGATTAAGGAGAGTATCAATGATTCTGAAAATGAACTTCATCCCTACATGAAAGAACATGGAGGGCCTTTGACTGGTTTTGGTGTAAACTATGGAGGATATTTATTTGTAGAGTTTGATGAGGAAGTAAAAGATATTGATAAATCTACAATTGACAAATTCTACAATATAATAGATGCAAATGCAAAAAAAGCAGAATTATCTGATGTTCCAGTAGTTTTCAGAAAAGGAGAAAAAGTGTATCTTGACTCACGTACTTCTGTATGGAATAATCTAATTGGTGGTATACAGATAGTAAGATTAAGTGGTACAGCCTCAACACTATCATTTGCTGCAGAAGATAGTAGCGGCACAAAAGGATTTGTAATGTCTGGGCATGCAGCTTATAATGCAGGTGGTGTTGGTGCAAGCATTTATCAACCTACAACTGCAAGAAAAGTAGGTGAAGTCGATTATTACACATGTCATTTTGCAGATGCTGCATGGGTGGAAGCCAGTAATGTCGAAGATGATATTTATTATGGCGACATTAATGATGTTAGAGATGTACGCAGTTATTATGATCCATCCTTAGGCAGCCAAGTCTACATGTCAGGAATAACAAGTGGTCTGACATCTGGCAATGTTAAAGAGACATATATAAATAAAAACAGCGCCACTTTTGGAACTCTTTATGATCAATTTGTTGCAGATTATCCCTGCGCTGGTGGCGATAGTGGTGCTCCTGTCTTTACGATGTATGGGGATCAGGTAATAATTCGTGGTGTACACTGGGGACATAATACCACTAATTCCTTTTTCTCACCAATTAGTGGTGTTGAGCTGGATTTAGATGTAACTCCTCTGAAAGCTTGA
- a CDS encoding methylenetetrahydrofolate reductase C-terminal domain-containing protein, translating into MIISSSKPFNEILEMLMDKDAVYIIGCSVCAAKQHVGGEPEVAEMVSLLSDAGVNVIGGAVAKAACSVRSCEYLMELAPNIKDATAVLVMACGSGTSNIARFVDVDVYPANNTDSLGAMTGDKVIHNLCAMCGQCSIADFGGICPTAQCPKELLNGPCGGSMDGKCEVDPEKDCAWELIYERLERLGRLDLLEEVRDAKDRLVK; encoded by the coding sequence ATGATAATCTCATCTTCCAAACCTTTCAACGAGATCCTTGAAATGCTCATGGACAAGGATGCTGTCTATATTATTGGATGCAGCGTGTGTGCCGCCAAACAGCACGTAGGTGGGGAGCCCGAGGTCGCAGAGATGGTATCTCTTCTCTCTGATGCCGGAGTAAATGTTATTGGGGGGGCCGTGGCAAAAGCTGCATGCAGTGTTCGTTCATGTGAGTATCTTATGGAGCTTGCCCCGAACATCAAAGATGCTACTGCTGTTCTGGTAATGGCATGTGGCAGCGGCACTTCGAACATTGCACGTTTTGTGGATGTGGATGTTTATCCTGCCAACAACACCGACTCGCTGGGTGCCATGACAGGGGATAAGGTCATCCATAATCTGTGTGCTATGTGTGGTCAGTGTTCGATCGCCGATTTTGGCGGCATCTGTCCCACAGCGCAGTGTCCCAAGGAATTGCTTAACGGTCCCTGTGGCGGTTCAATGGATGGCAAGTGCGAGGTCGACCCTGAGAAGGATTGTGCGTGGGAGTTGATCTATGAACGTCTTGAGAGGCTAGGCAGGCTGGACCTTCTGGAAGAGGTTCGGGATGCTAAGGATAGATTGGTGAAGTGA
- a CDS encoding LolA family protein → MKSKFKRHSMLILFMILLSVFISGCGEEPSAEEVVSNMQVKMDGLEDYSFTMFSHSSFQEQGVGTQKVIWKKPDLMKTIIRVPDKGTEVIMISDREFQWIYDSESETVFKTDISDGLDGLKIFEPNVFAEFLNGTLMGKTASLLGVEDLDGNNAYLLELTPSENNKSSLQGRSMIWVDRDTWMPIR, encoded by the coding sequence ATGAAGAGTAAATTCAAAAGACATTCAATGCTCATCTTGTTCATGATACTCTTGTCCGTTTTTATTTCAGGTTGCGGAGAAGAGCCCAGCGCGGAAGAAGTTGTATCTAATATGCAGGTGAAAATGGATGGTCTCGAAGACTACTCTTTTACAATGTTCAGTCATTCAAGTTTCCAGGAACAGGGCGTGGGAACACAGAAAGTCATATGGAAAAAACCTGATCTTATGAAAACGATTATCAGAGTCCCGGATAAAGGTACGGAAGTAATTATGATCTCTGATAGAGAATTCCAGTGGATCTATGATTCCGAATCTGAGACTGTTTTCAAAACGGATATTTCTGATGGTCTTGATGGTTTGAAAATATTTGAGCCTAATGTTTTTGCTGAGTTTCTGAATGGAACTCTAATGGGGAAGACGGCTTCTCTGCTTGGAGTAGAGGACTTGGATGGAAACAATGCATATTTGCTTGAACTCACTCCTTCCGAGAACAATAAAAGTTCTCTTCAAGGGAGATCGATGATCTGGGTTGATAGGGATACCTGGATGCCTATCAGATAG
- a CDS encoding transcriptional regulator, with product MAKDILIHQIIEVLERAGFMVSNQCNIRPRSFDLAARQGNTLLFCKVLYNIDGLNEETAREMKSLAKYLNGYPILIGAKTRDQLLEDSVVYMRYDIPALSIQTLYDYFVENVPPLVSAAPGGLYVSIDGDVLKEARMNVSMSLGALASELGVSRRTISKYEEGQMDASIDIVLHLEEILDMALAKSIDILRSFEKELDPANVKEEAHEMKTPPNDNILNLIYTLGYDVLSTNQAPFKAVSKDTSSTFLTGVSEYSNAMVKRAHLMSSISNVIETQSVFIIEGKSRYKFVEDTVLIERDELNTIADSDDLDTLIHERAKRHKEE from the coding sequence ATGGCAAAGGATATTCTGATACATCAGATAATTGAAGTATTGGAACGCGCTGGTTTTATGGTGTCAAATCAATGTAATATCCGGCCTCGCAGCTTTGACCTCGCTGCACGTCAGGGTAATACGCTCCTATTCTGTAAGGTCTTATACAATATTGACGGTCTGAACGAAGAAACTGCTCGTGAAATGAAATCTCTGGCAAAATACTTGAATGGATATCCCATCCTCATAGGTGCAAAAACACGCGACCAGTTGCTTGAGGACAGCGTAGTTTATATGAGATATGATATTCCTGCATTGAGTATTCAGACACTTTACGATTATTTTGTAGAAAATGTACCTCCGCTTGTATCTGCAGCACCTGGAGGTTTGTATGTATCTATTGACGGTGATGTGCTCAAGGAAGCTAGGATGAATGTCTCTATGTCTCTGGGGGCGCTTGCTTCTGAGCTGGGTGTATCCAGACGTACTATCAGCAAGTACGAAGAAGGCCAAATGGATGCATCTATCGATATTGTGCTTCATCTGGAGGAGATCCTGGATATGGCACTTGCAAAGTCCATCGATATACTTCGTAGTTTTGAAAAAGAACTGGACCCTGCAAATGTAAAGGAAGAAGCACATGAAATGAAAACACCGCCTAATGACAATATTCTGAATCTTATCTACACTCTTGGATATGATGTCCTTTCAACGAACCAGGCTCCGTTCAAGGCGGTTTCAAAAGATACTTCCAGTACGTTTCTGACAGGTGTCAGTGAATATAGCAACGCAATGGTCAAACGTGCTCATTTGATGAGTAGCATCTCCAACGTCATTGAGACACAATCAGTTTTTATCATTGAGGGTAAGAGTAGGTATAAGTTTGTTGAGGATACTGTGCTTATCGAAAGGGATGAACTTAATACTATAGCAGATTCGGATGACCTTGATACTCTCATTCACGAAAGGGCTAAGCGGCATAAAGAGGAATGA
- a CDS encoding bifunctional methylenetetrahydrofolate dehydrogenase/methenyltetrahydrofolate cyclohydrolase, whose product MPDTDNTKIIDGRAIAKKVEAEVKADVERLVREKGITPGLSAILVGEDPASKMYVRLKHKACGRVGIFAEDQHLPEDITQEELLEAISSLNARKDIHGILLQLPLPKHLNEQEAMNAIDPAKDADGFHPFNMGQLLIGVEELVPCTPKGIIRALEEYGVEIQGKHAVIVGHSNVVGKPMAAMLVNRNATVSICHVFTKDVTKFTRDADILVVATGVKHLIKEDMVKEGSVIFDVGITEENGKVYGDVDFENVIKKASRVTPVPGGVGPVTIATLMQHVLMSAQKTA is encoded by the coding sequence ATGCCTGATACTGATAATACAAAGATCATTGATGGAAGGGCCATCGCAAAGAAAGTGGAAGCTGAGGTCAAAGCTGATGTCGAAAGACTTGTCCGTGAAAAAGGGATTACTCCTGGACTTTCAGCAATACTTGTGGGGGAGGACCCTGCATCAAAGATGTACGTGAGGCTGAAACACAAGGCATGTGGGCGAGTCGGTATCTTTGCAGAGGATCAGCATCTTCCTGAGGATATCACTCAGGAGGAACTTCTTGAGGCTATCAGTTCCCTGAACGCAAGGAAAGATATCCACGGTATCCTCCTGCAACTGCCATTGCCTAAACATCTCAATGAACAGGAAGCAATGAACGCCATCGATCCTGCAAAGGATGCGGATGGTTTCCACCCCTTCAATATGGGGCAGTTGCTCATCGGTGTTGAAGAACTCGTTCCATGCACTCCCAAGGGAATCATCCGTGCTCTTGAGGAATACGGTGTCGAGATACAGGGCAAGCATGCGGTAATTGTCGGTCACAGCAATGTTGTGGGTAAACCCATGGCTGCAATGCTTGTGAACAGGAACGCTACCGTGAGCATCTGCCATGTGTTCACCAAGGACGTCACGAAGTTCACCAGAGATGCAGATATTCTCGTTGTCGCCACAGGCGTCAAACATCTTATCAAAGAGGATATGGTCAAGGAAGGTTCTGTGATCTTCGATGTGGGTATCACCGAAGAGAATGGCAAGGTCTACGGAGATGTTGATTTCGAGAACGTTATCAAAAAGGCATCCCGCGTGACCCCTGTTCCGGGTGGTGTCGGACCGGTGACCATTGCAACCCTTATGCAGCATGTCCTTATGTCCGCTCAGAAGACTGCATAA
- a CDS encoding winged helix-turn-helix transcriptional regulator codes for MRKLWTLFLLFTLVCSSTLATASEYEIILDPDPEMDMYRGGATTTLSFWELPLSLQAVYISGLLGASLVVYKFLPLLLGRIKQKYENPNRDRILYYITTNPGSTISDIEKALGMKRSNVRYHLKVLQFNNKITRLEKGKLVLLFKNSCKYTATEKKIIFFLRNDTGKSILIYILHKPGITNQDLTQTFHLDKGTVHWHINDMYNEGLVDFENDGKYKRYFINPAIEVDLKKAISESEPAISAS; via the coding sequence ATGAGAAAGTTATGGACTCTGTTTTTGCTATTCACACTCGTTTGCAGTTCCACTTTAGCCACTGCAAGTGAGTATGAAATTATTTTAGATCCAGATCCTGAAATGGATATGTATAGGGGTGGCGCCACCACCACCCTATCTTTCTGGGAACTACCGTTATCCCTTCAGGCAGTCTACATCTCGGGGTTATTGGGTGCCTCATTAGTCGTTTACAAATTTTTACCCCTTCTTTTAGGAAGGATAAAACAAAAATATGAAAACCCCAACAGAGATCGAATTCTTTACTACATAACAACTAATCCCGGGAGCACAATATCTGATATAGAAAAGGCCCTTGGGATGAAAAGAAGTAATGTAAGATATCATTTGAAAGTGCTTCAATTTAACAACAAAATAACCCGATTGGAAAAAGGGAAGTTAGTGCTGCTTTTTAAGAATTCATGCAAATATACGGCTACAGAAAAGAAAATCATCTTTTTCCTGCGAAATGATACGGGAAAATCAATTTTGATTTACATACTGCATAAACCGGGAATAACAAATCAGGACCTTACACAGACTTTCCATCTGGATAAAGGCACTGTACACTGGCATATCAATGATATGTACAACGAAGGGTTAGTAGATTTTGAGAACGATGGAAAATACAAAAGATACTTTATTAACCCGGCAATCGAAGTAGACTTGAAAAAGGCCATATCAGAATCGGAACCTGCCATTTCAGCAAGTTAA
- a CDS encoding tRNA(Ile)(2)-agmatinylcytidine synthase codes for MIISIDDTDSREGMCTTYLCALLMDELKEYGNIKGCPILIRLNPTIPYKTRGNASTAFEITTSEPVKVMEHVISRVNELAQLQSEMTNPGVVFISDEHSEKVKEQLGEFFLKAVREVLQIEDAKSLIATLGLHSKGWKNGRGLIGALAACGAMLNLGWDHTYEYLAYREKDAWGTKRQVDEDSVRKADIATYPNTWDTVDIANNAVVCIPHAGDPVLFGVRGNGIEPVTITSQMISSEPVERHAIYMTDQGTDLHLIPVERIADIKEMHSYSIEVTVSTCPETIRGGHTILSVRDDGGDEMDCAAYEPTKNFRELVRKFLPGDRMVFSGSVKNNTLNIEKLKIISLVQEHESVNPTCSECGKKMKSAGKGQGYRCKKCGTKADSAELVEIERGIPIGMYEVPPCARRHLAKPLARCQEKESKKDGKVFPSR; via the coding sequence ATGATAATAAGTATAGACGACACCGATTCCAGAGAAGGGATGTGCACTACTTACCTTTGTGCATTATTAATGGATGAACTGAAAGAATACGGAAATATCAAAGGATGTCCTATACTTATACGTCTTAATCCAACCATTCCTTACAAGACCCGCGGAAATGCTTCAACTGCTTTTGAGATAACAACATCAGAACCGGTAAAAGTAATGGAACATGTCATCTCAAGGGTTAACGAACTTGCGCAACTGCAAAGTGAAATGACAAATCCCGGAGTAGTTTTCATATCTGATGAACACTCGGAGAAAGTGAAAGAACAGCTAGGTGAATTCTTTCTGAAAGCAGTGCGTGAAGTATTGCAGATAGAAGATGCAAAGAGCCTTATCGCAACACTTGGCCTGCATTCAAAAGGATGGAAGAACGGAAGAGGACTTATCGGTGCTCTTGCTGCCTGCGGAGCCATGCTGAACCTGGGATGGGACCATACTTATGAATATCTCGCATATCGCGAAAAGGATGCATGGGGAACGAAACGACAGGTCGATGAGGATAGTGTGAGAAAAGCAGACATCGCGACCTATCCGAATACATGGGATACAGTAGACATTGCGAACAATGCAGTGGTATGCATACCCCATGCAGGAGACCCAGTTCTTTTTGGAGTGCGAGGAAATGGCATTGAGCCTGTCACCATAACATCCCAGATGATAAGCTCTGAACCTGTTGAGAGACATGCCATCTATATGACCGATCAGGGAACTGACCTGCACCTTATCCCAGTAGAGAGGATAGCAGACATAAAGGAGATGCACTCCTATTCCATTGAAGTAACCGTGTCCACTTGCCCAGAAACAATAAGGGGAGGACATACAATTTTATCAGTTCGTGACGATGGAGGGGATGAGATGGACTGTGCAGCCTACGAACCTACCAAGAACTTCCGCGAATTGGTACGCAAGTTCCTGCCCGGGGACAGGATGGTCTTTTCAGGAAGTGTAAAGAACAACACCCTGAACATTGAAAAACTGAAGATAATAAGCCTTGTCCAGGAACACGAGTCGGTCAATCCAACCTGTTCCGAATGTGGAAAGAAGATGAAGTCCGCAGGAAAGGGGCAGGGTTACCGCTGCAAGAAGTGTGGCACTAAAGCGGATTCTGCTGAACTTGTCGAGATAGAGAGAGGAATTCCCATAGGAATGTATGAAGTTCCGCCCTGTGCAAGAAGGCACCTTGCAAAACCCCTTGCCCGATGCCAGGAAAAAGAGAGCAAAAAGGATGGGAAAGTGTTCCCATCAAGATAA